One Victivallis lenta DNA segment encodes these proteins:
- a CDS encoding serine/threonine protein kinase, which yields MPEFGNFETLTPDVIFSAAEKAFSCRFSGVLMPLPSYINRVYEMESAERERYIFKFYRPGRWSRAALLEEHLFTLEAREAEIPVIAPLRQAGGSTLGTAEDGTFFAAFPKRWGRGLEPDSGAQVWRRLGSLIARLHTVGAARAAKHRIALDPRGNTLNEVAHLLSCGVASERVLPALSSVLRRLLRILSGRFDRSGAIRLHGDCHKGNILERPGEGLMLIDFDDMLTGPPVQDLWLLLPGPAGSCEAELRELLAGYESIRGFDRGSLAQIELLRAMRMIYFLDWCAKQRSDYNFRDRYPEWGSDAFWRREIAALEEQYAAIAGLPWRE from the coding sequence ATGCCCGAATTCGGCAACTTCGAGACCCTGACGCCCGATGTGATCTTCTCCGCTGCGGAGAAGGCGTTTTCCTGCCGGTTTTCCGGCGTGCTGATGCCGCTGCCCTCTTACATCAACCGGGTTTACGAGATGGAGTCGGCGGAACGGGAACGGTATATCTTCAAGTTTTACCGGCCCGGCCGCTGGAGCCGCGCGGCGCTGCTCGAGGAGCATCTGTTCACGCTCGAAGCGCGCGAGGCCGAAATCCCGGTCATTGCGCCGCTGCGGCAGGCCGGCGGCTCCACCCTCGGCACGGCGGAGGACGGTACGTTTTTCGCCGCCTTCCCGAAGCGGTGGGGCAGGGGGCTCGAGCCTGACTCCGGCGCACAGGTCTGGCGGAGGCTCGGCTCGCTGATCGCCCGGCTCCATACCGTCGGGGCCGCCCGCGCGGCGAAGCATAGGATTGCACTTGATCCGCGCGGCAATACGCTGAACGAAGTCGCCCATCTGCTGAGCTGCGGCGTCGCATCGGAGCGCGTGCTGCCGGCGCTCTCGTCGGTGCTGCGGCGGCTGCTCCGCATTCTCTCCGGGCGGTTCGACCGTTCCGGGGCGATCCGGCTGCACGGCGACTGCCACAAGGGCAACATTCTCGAGCGCCCCGGCGAGGGGCTTATGCTCATCGACTTCGACGATATGCTGACGGGTCCGCCGGTGCAGGACCTCTGGCTTCTGCTGCCGGGTCCGGCCGGGAGCTGCGAAGCGGAGCTCCGGGAGCTGCTGGCCGGCTACGAATCGATCCGCGGCTTCGACCGCGGGAGCCTCGCGCAGATCGAGCTCCTGCGGGCCATGCGCATGATCTATTTCCTGGACTGGTGCGCAAAGCAGCGGAGCGACTACAACTTCCGCGACCGTTACCCGGAGTGGGGCTCGGACGCGTTCTGGCGCCGTGAGATCGCCGCCCTCGAAGAGCAGTACGCCGCCATTGCCGGGCTCCCGTGGCGCGAATGA
- a CDS encoding small basic protein: MSQHPSLRVGGKIRKVRNVMKRYERIDVLRADGRIPEEKVLGLPKTKPVEL, from the coding sequence ATGTCCCAGCATCCGAGTCTCCGCGTCGGCGGAAAAATCCGCAAAGTCCGCAATGTCATGAAGCGTTACGAGCGCATCGACGTGCTCCGCGCCGACGGCCGCATCCCGGAGGAGAAGGTCCTCGGGCTGCCGAAGACCAAGCCGGTCGAACTCTGA
- a CDS encoding helix-turn-helix domain-containing protein, translating into MMTENSEKAFGSNYFNSPELPVAVAEVSASPLAQHAHDLTERDHFHDFSELVLVTGGSGSQIVDGIEYPVAAGDLFLIQGHSCHRFTDRRTVSLLNVQFDPERLALPYSLLRRIPGYNVIFHLEPATRGSAGGGNRLRLSGGSLARAEHLIRELRRELAEAAPGYEAASLALLTGLIVHVSRCHAGPPAARGAALLRVGEVISRIERDYAEPLTLSGLAAVAGMSQNHLLRLFRAATGSTPIEHLLKVRLRRAAALLRSGTLTIGEIAARCGFNDSNYFAKKFRDLYGESPRSYRRRE; encoded by the coding sequence ATGATGACGGAAAATTCGGAAAAAGCATTCGGGAGCAACTATTTCAACTCTCCGGAGCTGCCGGTCGCGGTCGCCGAAGTCAGCGCTTCCCCGCTGGCTCAACATGCGCACGACCTGACCGAACGGGACCATTTCCACGACTTCTCCGAACTCGTGCTGGTCACCGGCGGCAGCGGCTCCCAGATCGTCGACGGAATCGAATATCCGGTTGCGGCGGGGGATCTCTTTCTCATTCAGGGCCATTCGTGTCATCGTTTTACGGACCGCCGCACGGTCAGCCTGCTGAACGTCCAGTTCGACCCCGAACGCCTCGCGCTGCCGTACAGCCTCCTGCGGCGGATTCCGGGATACAACGTGATCTTCCACCTGGAACCGGCCACGCGCGGCAGCGCCGGCGGCGGAAACCGGCTCCGGCTTTCGGGCGGCTCCCTCGCCCGCGCCGAGCACCTGATCCGCGAACTCCGGCGCGAACTGGCGGAAGCCGCTCCGGGATATGAAGCCGCCTCGCTCGCTCTGCTGACCGGACTGATCGTGCACGTATCGCGCTGCCATGCAGGGCCGCCGGCCGCCAGGGGAGCCGCGCTCCTGCGGGTCGGGGAGGTCATCAGCCGGATCGAACGGGATTACGCCGAACCGCTCACCCTCTCCGGACTCGCCGCCGTGGCCGGAATGTCGCAGAACCACCTGCTGCGGCTCTTCCGGGCGGCCACCGGCAGCACGCCGATCGAACATCTCCTGAAAGTGCGCCTGCGCCGGGCCGCCGCCCTGCTGCGGAGCGGCACCCTCACGATCGGAGAAATCGCCGCCCGGTGCGGCTTCAACGACTCGAATTACTTCGCCAAAAAGTTCCGGGATCTCTACGGAGAAAGCCCCCGCAGCTACCGCAGGCGGGAGTGA